The segment GCATGTAGGCTAACGTTGCTTCTCGTTTTTAAGTCAAAATTCTATTCCAAACACAAGTTTTTTTCTCAAAATCCACAATCTAAAAactttacttaaaattattttatttttatagttaagtGGATTTTGAGCATTTCTAAAGTTAGACTgctgtctttgttttcttcctgcatGTAGGTTTTTATTGGAAACACAGGGTAGTCATAGGAACAATGGTGGCTAGATGCTTTCTGGCCTTCCTTCGGGTGAACAGACTCTGTCAAAGAGCTGTAGAGATTGGGGTCTGGTCTGGGTTCCCTCCTCAGAGCTTCCTCATCACAGGCACAGTGAAGGCACTCTGTGATTTGGCATGTCTCCTTAAGTGTTATGTTCTTTGTTAGAATTCTGTCATTctagacagtgtggcgatttctcaaggatctagaactagaaataccatttgacccagccatcccattactggatatatacccaaaggattataaatcatgctgctataaagacacatgcgcacatatgtttattgtggcactattcacaatagcaaagacttggaaccaacccaaatgtccatcaatgacagattggattaagaaaacatggcacatatacaccatggaatactatgcagccataaaaaagatgagttcatgtcctttgtagggacatggatgcagctggaaaccatcattctcagcaaactatcgcaaggacagaaaaccaaacaccgcatgttctcactcatagttgggaatcgaacaatgagaacacttggacacaggaaagggaacaccacacatcggggcctgtcatagggtggggggagaggggagggatagcattaggagatacacctaatgtaaatgacgagttaatgggtgcagcacaccaacctggcacatgtatacatatgtaacctgcacattgtgcacatgtaccctagaacttaaagtataattaaaaaaaaaaaaagaattctatcaTTCTGGAAGCCTGCAGACAGGTACGTTTGATGACATTTCAGTGGGGCCTTCAGGAGACATGCAGAACTTATGATCGGGGCATCCATAAACATGTGCTGTGAAAAGAGTGCCTCCTGAGATTGTGTTCAGTGGCCTTAGGTTGCGAGTGGGCTCAGTGGTTACAGTTTGTGAGGACAGGAACCATGTTTTCCTACACGGTGGTATTCCCCACAGCACTTACTACAGGGTTAGGTGCTTAATAGCTGGTGAAGTCATCAGGCAAGGTGGAAGACACGACGTGCAAGAAGTATGTCACAGCCACTCCACTGGCCACACCCCTGCCCATCTGGTCACACAACTTCCTTAAATAACTGCTTCTCAGGCAGGCCTTGCTCAGGGCCAAAGTCAAGGGAGCCTCAGAGACAAGAGTTTGAACACTTCCTCTCATGAAAGGACTTCAGCTCAGGGATTTCACAGAGTCAGTATCTGCTTCACAATTGGTTTCAAGTTCTGATCCCCCATCTTACTAAACGTGTAATCTGGGATAAGCCACTGGCCCTCTCAGAACCTGTttcatcatctgtgaaatgggagtgcAAACACAAGTTTCACCAGCTGTCTTAAAcccaaatgagataatgcataacTACAAAATGATATACGGATGAGGTTGACTGTACTATTCTTATTCCTTGGTGGCattaaaggttttgtttttcataattagTACTTCTTCTTTGAATGTGTGGGTGGTAGATGCAATTGGAACCCTTTTGCAACTCTTCATGGTTGGAAAGTTATCTAAAGTTGCTAATCAGACCCTCTGCTAATGTAAATTCTATATAATGAGACACTGCTAAACACCCATTCATTTTAACTTTCTCATTAAAAAGGATGACATAGAAACCCTTCTTTGTAGTCAGTATAGATGTATTTCCTCAAAGTGAATCATTAAACTTAAGGGTTTTGTCATGTGAGGCCTCTGAAAATTGTACAATATTAGAAACATCAATGTCTGTGTTTAATAAACTTACTGGTAGCTTTACTGTGTTGAATGTCTCTacctaattttgtttgtttaaaacttTGCTTTTGGAAATTTAGCCCTTCAACTTTTCTTTAACAAAATCTTGGAAtgaacttctgattttttttttaaaaaactgcttatATGTAATATTGTAAATGAGTTCACCACTTGAAAGTAATTTACTTAAATAATGAGATTTAATTTTAAAGCCTTTAAATATcagcacatttttatttaaaatttgatatatatGGCCTTTCCTGTTTAAAAATGCTGATGTAACAAAAACTGAGATagcttgtttactttttattacaataaatacgtaaaatttatttacaataaatacataaaatttacttaCAATAAATACgtaaaatttatttacaataaatacataaaatttacttacaataaatatgtaaaatttatttacaataaatacgtaacatttatttattggacAAGTTTATTAATGAggatggagtttttgtttttgttttgctttgttttctaaaaatggaCGAAAACACCCCCTTTCCTTAGGCGTCCCGTGTCCCCCGATTCCTCCTCCCTGGTTGCCGCGTCCTTGGCTGGCGTCAGAAAAATGGCTGCAAACTTCCTAGTACCTGAGAAGATCTAGTTCGATAAGTTCAAACATGGCGTTGCAGAAAGGAGATTCTATGAACAGATGAACGGGCCTGTGGCAGGTGCTTCCCGCCAGGAGAACGGTGCCAGCGTGATTCTCCTGATACTGCCAGAGCCAGAGAGAACATCCCGAAATCCCTGGCCGGAAGCTCAGGCCCTGGGGCGTCTAGCAGCCCCAGTGGAGACCACAGTGAGCTCGTCCTCCGGATCGCCAGTCTGGAAGTGGAGAACCAGAGAGGCCCGGCTGAACGTGCTGGAGAAGAGCTTGCCCGGCCACCAGGCCACAGCCCCGCAGACCCAGCACGTGTCTCCCATGCGCCAAGTGGAGTCCCCGGCCAAGAAGCCAGCCACAGCAGCAGAGGATGACGAGGACGATGACACTGACCTGCTTGGCAGTGACAGTGAGGCAGCACAGCTGCGGGAGGAGCGGCTGCAGCAGTACGCAGAGAAGAAGGTCAAGAAGCCCGCGCTGGTGGCCAGGTCCTCCATCCTGCTGGACATCAAGCCTTGGGACGGTGAGACGGCCATGGCCCACCTGGAGGCCTGTGTGCGCTTCATCCAACTGGACGGGCTGGTGTGGGAGGCCTCCCAGCTGGTGCCCGTGGGCTACGGTATCTGGAAGCTGCAGATTCAGTGTGTGGTGGAGGACAAGGTGGAGACAGACTTGGGGGAGGAGGAGATCACCAAGTTTGAAGAGCGTGTGCAGAGTGTCGACATGCAGCTTTCAACAAGATCTGAAGCctgagtgcatgtgtgtatgcacatgtgcgTGAGGCCCTGCCACAGTTAAACACTGAGacgggcaaaaaaaaaaaaaaaaaaaaaagggatgaaaCAAACTTAATGAGTCTATTAATGGTAACCTGTTTacttttaaggaaaacaaaaatgctaataCTATATTATTTATGTGCATGCTTTATTAACAAGGGAAACTGTTTTTACCTTTATGTAGGAACTGATAGTGAGCCCAGTATGAGCAGAAGATGTTAGATTTATAGCTCAACTTTAGGTTTTTCTCCCtgtcatgaaaaaaaataaaacagagttcTGAATTCAAGACTTGCCTTATAAGTATATTAAGAAATGACTTGAAGAGCTGTAACCTAAAAGTTCCTTTTCAATTGTTGCTCTATAGTTAATGTGTAGTTACAGATTTGAGAGCTTCCACATACTTTTCTCTCACATTCCTAAATAATGCTCtaattatatattcatatctggactatgaaaatacttttatatcCATATAATATTTACTCAATATACTTCAGTAATACTTTTTAAGCACTTGCAGTTGTCTGCCTaagtaatgcttttaaaaaagtgtttgggAGGATAATGGCCCTCCAGTTATTCAGTTACAAAAGAAATGGCCAGACCCAACATtctttgtttcaaataatttggGGGAAAGTAGCTACCTAAAGAATCTTTGCTTCAGCATTTGTTATACGTCCATCTTTTTTAATAATCTGGAATAGTACGGATTTGGGAACAGAGCTTTACAAAATGGGGTGAAATGGATAGTTTTTGGTGACAGGAACGTAAAAACTCTCATTATAAGATGGTCagagctggacacagtggcttacgcctgtaatctcagcactttgggaggccaaggagggcggatcacctgagatcgggagtttgagaccagcctgaccaacatgaagaaaccccgtctctactaaaaatacaaaattagcggtgcatggtagcacatgcctgtaatcccagctactcgggagacaggcaggagaatcccttgaatccgggaggcggaggttgcagtgagctgagatcacgccattgcactctagcctgggcaacaagagcgaaactccgtctcaaaaaacaaaacaaaacaaacaaaaaaagctggcCATGGTGatgcagacctgtaatcccagctacttgagaggctgagggaggagaatcgcttgaactcaggagacagaggtttcagtgaactgagatggccccgttgtactccagcctgggtgatagagcaagactccatctcaaaaaaacaaaacaaaaaacaaaaaagatggtcAGAGTATTTTTCAGTCATGATTTTAATGTTTAGAATTTCCGTCCTAAGTGGTGTTAATCCTTTTGAGTTAAACAACTGATTGTCAGTGTACCCTTGAACATCCTGGGAGTTCAAAGCACACAGAAGgaggaacaacaaagaaaatgtgtatttttgtcACTAGATTAATTGGTGGTGTTCTCTCAGGTATCAAATAACTTCTCTCCCACCTTGACACTTAAAACAGACTAAAGTCATCTTAATGAATAATTAATACTGAATAAAGTTTTAGAGTAACTGATTTTTATAAGCAAGAAAGATACCATTTCAAGAAACACTCTTTGTAGATTTTAAGTATCAAAATAGATGCTGAAGGGTAAATGAAAGGTATACTTTAGAAAGACTACATCTATTCAACAAAAATCTAAACTATGTTGTTGTATGTATATTGGGTGCAAAACACAGTGCAAGGACTCAACAATTGTTAAGACACTGATACACAGTAATCTGCTTTCCTATCTAATTTTTTTACTGGGAGAGCAGAATGCTTTAATTTGGGTTTTCCTGCTTCATTGACATCAGTATTTAAGCTTCCCTGTTGGACCAGCTAATGGCAATACTGACACTACGTCATCTGGTAGAGAATCCCTAACTGGCAACAATGTGTTTTCCTACAGGAAAGTCCCAGGGGCCTTAGGTGTCCTCCACATCAGGGTTTCTTAGTTGGGGGTTT is part of the Macaca thibetana thibetana isolate TM-01 chromosome 17, ASM2454274v1, whole genome shotgun sequence genome and harbors:
- the LOC126940753 gene encoding elongation factor 1-delta-like, which codes for MNGPVAGASRQENGASVILLILPEPERTSRNPWPEAQALGRLAAPVETTVSSSSGSPVWKWRTREARLNVLEKSLPGHQATAPQTQHVSPMRQVESPAKKPATAAEDDEDDDTDLLGSDSEAAQLREERLQQYAEKKVKKPALVARSSILLDIKPWDGETAMAHLEACVRFIQLDGLVWEASQLVPVGYGIWKLQIQCVVEDKVETDLGEEEITKFEERVQSVDMQLSTRSEA